In Rhodanobacter humi, the following are encoded in one genomic region:
- a CDS encoding GNAT family N-acetyltransferase translates to MTDAFLIRSIEPRDDVAMAAIIRAVMPEFGADGPGFAIHDAEVDAMYAAYAQPRCSYFVVECDGVVVGGGGVAPLAGGEADVCELRKMYFLPQARGIGAGTAMMQRCLDAARAHGFRRCYLETLTGMDAAQALYQRSGFVPICAPLGGTGHHGCDRWFIREL, encoded by the coding sequence ATGACCGACGCCTTCCTGATCCGCTCCATCGAACCGCGCGACGATGTCGCGATGGCCGCGATCATCCGCGCGGTGATGCCCGAGTTCGGCGCCGACGGCCCCGGTTTCGCGATCCACGATGCCGAGGTGGACGCGATGTACGCGGCCTACGCGCAGCCACGCTGCAGCTACTTCGTGGTCGAGTGCGACGGCGTGGTGGTCGGTGGCGGCGGCGTGGCGCCGCTGGCCGGCGGCGAGGCGGACGTGTGCGAGCTGCGCAAGATGTATTTCCTGCCGCAAGCGCGTGGCATCGGCGCCGGTACGGCAATGATGCAGCGCTGCCTCGATGCGGCGCGCGCGCACGGCTTCCGTCGCTGCTACCTGGAAACACTCACCGGCATGGATGCAGCGCAGGCGCTGTACCAGCGCAGCGGCTTCGTGCCGATCTGCGCTCCGCTGGGCGGTACCGGCCACCACGGCTGCGACCGCTGGTTCATCCGCGAATTGTGA
- a CDS encoding hydroxymethylglutaryl-CoA lyase gives MNTDNHVRIVEVGARDGLQNEKTLLPAEVKIALIDRLSSTGLRIIEATSFVSPKWVPQLADAAEVFTGIRKVPGVSYPVLVPNLQGYERAREVGATEIAVFTAASEAFNRRNINASIDESIARFMPVLERAQADGVAVRGYVSTVLGCPYQGEVPVSDVVRVAKRLHELGCHEISLGDTIGVGTPAKARAMLHAVAQEVPMDALAVHFHDTYGQALANILACLEEGVRVVDSAVSGTGGCPYAKGATGNVASEDVVYMLHGLGLQTGIDLDLLVATGAWLAAQLHKDTASRVTKARTAVG, from the coding sequence ATGAATACTGACAACCACGTACGCATCGTCGAAGTCGGCGCCCGCGACGGCCTGCAGAATGAGAAGACCCTGCTGCCGGCCGAAGTGAAGATCGCGCTGATCGACCGGCTCTCCTCCACCGGTCTCAGGATCATCGAGGCCACCAGCTTCGTGAGCCCGAAGTGGGTACCGCAGCTCGCCGACGCGGCGGAGGTATTCACTGGTATTCGGAAGGTGCCGGGCGTGAGCTATCCCGTGCTGGTGCCGAACCTGCAGGGTTACGAACGGGCACGCGAAGTGGGCGCCACGGAGATCGCGGTGTTCACCGCGGCGAGCGAGGCGTTCAACCGCAGGAACATCAACGCCAGCATCGACGAATCCATAGCCCGCTTCATGCCCGTGCTGGAGCGCGCGCAGGCCGACGGCGTGGCGGTGCGCGGCTACGTCTCCACCGTGCTCGGCTGCCCCTACCAGGGCGAGGTTCCGGTGTCTGATGTGGTGCGCGTGGCCAAACGCCTGCACGAACTCGGCTGCCATGAGATCTCGCTGGGCGACACCATCGGCGTCGGCACGCCGGCGAAGGCGCGCGCGATGCTGCACGCGGTGGCGCAGGAAGTGCCGATGGACGCGCTGGCCGTGCATTTCCACGACACCTACGGGCAGGCGCTGGCGAACATCCTCGCCTGCCTGGAGGAAGGCGTGCGCGTGGTGGACAGCGCCGTCTCCGGCACCGGCGGCTGCCCCTACGCCAAGGGTGCCACCGGCAACGTGGCCAGCGAGGACGTGGTCTACATGCTGCACGGCTTAGGGCTGCAGACCGGCATCGACCTCGACCTGCTGGTCGCCACCGGCGCCTGGCTGGCCGCGCAGCTGCACAAGGACACCGCCAGCCGCGTCACCAAGGCACGCACCGCGGTCGGTTGA
- a CDS encoding ATP-binding protein — MFERVLIANRGEIACRVIRSCRRLGIRSIAVYSEADRDAQHVRLADEAWPIGGPRPADSYLRIEAILDAAKKSGAQAIHPGYGFLSENTAFSRACQDAGIVFIGPDPESIEAMGSKAAAKHLMAKHAVPLVPGYDGDNQDNAFLAERAHEVGYPLIIKPSAGGGGKGMQIVRSDAEFPEALATAQRVALAAFGDASMLLERYIEQPRHIEFQVFGDRHGHVIHLGERECSAQRRYQKVLEETPSPFLTPEKRAAMGEAAIAAARAVNYVGAGTVEFIVGPAGDFHFMEMNTRLQVEHPVTELTHDVDLVEWQLRVAHGEPLPLTQDEVVSHGHAIEVRIYAEDPEQNFLPGSGKLHNLRLPVPSRHVRLDGGVVEGDTVTIFYDPMIAKLIVWDADRPQALERLRQALAECEIEGPKSNIAFLERLARHPAVVEARIDTGYLDRHLGEFVTGQREPDACTLFAAATAALLHDEEHVVANPADPHSPWANADAWRVGHAGKRVIAFTRGESRFEIEAHGHAGDYALRHGEASCDVHGARLDDGALSARYDGEAERHALRSNTRRVLLHDADGRRWRLDRAAAYAWKSSDSSGGNQIIAPMPGRIVLVKAGPGDSVKEGQELLVMEAMKMELALKAPRAGTIESVSAAQGDFVEADAVLVRFAN, encoded by the coding sequence ATGTTCGAACGCGTACTGATCGCCAACCGCGGCGAGATCGCCTGCCGCGTGATCCGCAGCTGCCGCCGGCTCGGCATCCGCAGTATCGCGGTGTACTCGGAGGCGGACCGCGACGCCCAGCACGTGCGCCTCGCCGACGAGGCCTGGCCGATCGGCGGCCCGCGGCCGGCGGATTCCTACCTGCGCATCGAGGCGATCCTCGACGCGGCGAAAAAGAGCGGCGCGCAGGCGATCCATCCCGGCTACGGCTTCCTCTCCGAGAACACCGCGTTCTCGCGCGCCTGCCAGGACGCAGGCATCGTGTTCATCGGCCCCGACCCCGAGAGCATCGAGGCGATGGGTTCCAAGGCCGCCGCCAAGCACCTGATGGCGAAGCACGCCGTGCCGCTGGTGCCCGGCTACGACGGCGACAACCAGGACAACGCCTTCCTCGCCGAGCGCGCGCACGAAGTCGGCTATCCGCTGATCATCAAGCCCTCGGCGGGTGGTGGCGGCAAGGGCATGCAGATCGTGCGCTCCGACGCCGAATTCCCCGAGGCGCTGGCCACCGCGCAGCGCGTGGCGCTGGCCGCGTTCGGCGACGCCAGCATGCTGCTGGAGCGCTACATCGAGCAGCCGCGCCACATCGAGTTCCAGGTGTTCGGCGACCGCCACGGCCACGTCATCCACCTCGGCGAGCGCGAGTGCTCGGCGCAGCGCCGCTACCAGAAGGTGCTGGAGGAAACGCCCTCGCCCTTCCTTACGCCCGAGAAGCGCGCCGCGATGGGCGAAGCCGCCATCGCCGCCGCGCGCGCAGTGAATTACGTGGGCGCGGGCACGGTGGAATTCATCGTGGGCCCTGCGGGCGACTTCCACTTCATGGAGATGAATACGCGCCTGCAGGTCGAGCACCCGGTCACTGAGTTGACCCACGATGTCGATCTCGTGGAATGGCAGTTGCGTGTCGCCCACGGCGAACCGCTGCCGCTCACGCAAGACGAAGTGGTCTCGCATGGCCATGCCATCGAGGTGCGCATCTACGCCGAAGACCCCGAACAGAACTTCCTGCCCGGCTCCGGCAAGTTGCACAACCTGCGCCTGCCCGTGCCGTCGCGCCACGTGCGCCTCGACGGCGGCGTGGTCGAAGGCGACACGGTGACGATCTTCTACGACCCGATGATCGCCAAGCTGATCGTGTGGGACGCGGATCGCCCGCAGGCACTGGAACGCCTGCGCCAGGCGCTGGCCGAATGCGAGATCGAGGGCCCGAAATCCAACATCGCCTTCCTCGAACGGCTGGCGCGGCATCCGGCCGTCGTCGAAGCGCGCATCGACACCGGCTACCTCGACCGCCATCTCGGTGAATTCGTCACCGGTCAGCGCGAGCCCGACGCGTGCACGCTGTTCGCCGCCGCCACCGCCGCGCTGCTGCACGACGAGGAACACGTGGTGGCGAATCCCGCCGACCCGCATTCGCCCTGGGCCAACGCCGACGCTTGGCGCGTTGGCCATGCCGGCAAGCGCGTCATCGCGTTCACGCGCGGCGAGTCGCGTTTCGAGATCGAGGCCCACGGCCACGCCGGCGACTATGCGTTGCGCCACGGCGAGGCCAGCTGCGACGTGCATGGCGCACGGCTGGACGACGGCGCGCTCAGCGCCCGCTACGACGGCGAGGCCGAGCGCCATGCGCTGCGCAGCAACACGCGCCGCGTGTTGCTGCACGATGCCGACGGACGTCGCTGGCGCCTCGACCGCGCCGCCGCCTACGCGTGGAAGTCCAGCGACAGCAGCGGCGGCAACCAGATCATCGCACCGATGCCCGGTCGCATCGTGCTGGTGAAAGCCGGCCCCGGCGACAGTGTCAAAGAAGGCCAGGAACTGCTGGTGATGGAGGCGATGAAGATGGAGCTGGCCTTGAAGGCACCGCGCGCCGGCACCATCGAGAGCGTGTCGGCCGCGCAAGGCGATTTCGTCGAGGCCGACGCCGTGCTGGTGCGCTTCGCCAACTGA
- a CDS encoding alanyl-tRNA editing protein — protein MAELFYSDPYLRSCETQVLRHDEAGLVLADTVCYPVGGGQPGDTGTLRLADGRVWPILDTRRDRETREILHQLPADAPRLAPGTAVSLTLDWERRHRHMRMHTGLHLLGSLIKAGVTGGNLTDRGGRLDFDLGGLDLALAADALNAGLERLVAADAPLHVSHISGAELAARPELIRTMSVTPPLHLPQIRLVEIEGVDLQPCGGTHVARTGEVGALRVSRIENKGSHNKRVAVTFAD, from the coding sequence GTGGCCGAACTGTTCTACAGCGATCCTTACCTGCGCAGCTGCGAGACGCAGGTGCTGCGCCACGACGAGGCCGGCCTGGTGCTGGCCGACACCGTCTGCTACCCGGTCGGCGGCGGCCAGCCGGGCGACACTGGCACGCTGCGACTGGCCGACGGCCGCGTCTGGCCCATCCTCGACACCCGCCGCGACCGCGAGACGCGCGAGATCCTGCATCAGCTGCCCGCCGATGCACCGCGGCTGGCGCCGGGCACGGCGGTCAGCCTGACGCTGGACTGGGAGCGCCGCCACCGCCACATGCGCATGCATACCGGCCTGCACCTGCTCGGCTCGCTGATCAAGGCCGGCGTCACCGGCGGCAACCTCACCGATCGCGGCGGCCGGCTGGACTTCGACCTCGGCGGCCTCGACCTTGCGCTAGCCGCGGACGCGCTCAACGCGGGCCTTGAGCGTCTCGTGGCCGCCGATGCGCCGCTGCACGTCAGCCACATCAGCGGCGCCGAACTGGCCGCGCGGCCGGAGCTGATCCGCACCATGTCGGTCACCCCGCCGCTGCACCTGCCGCAGATCCGCCTGGTGGAGATCGAAGGCGTGGACCTGCAGCCCTGCGGCGGCACCCACGTGGCGCGCACCGGCGAAGTCGGCGCGCTGCGCGTCAGCAGGATCGAGAACAAGGGCAGCCACAACAAGCGCGTGGCCGTGACTTTCGCGGATTGA
- a CDS encoding metal-dependent hydrolase family protein codes for MRASPMIRWTAALLLLALCSLAAAATTPKGDWLLLPDRVWTADGDAAHAGWAVLVHDGAIVAVGPRASIQAPAGVQRVELPGATLTPGLVDLHSHLFLHPYNETLWNDQVLTEPQDYRTLEAAKHARDTLLAGFTALRDLGTEGAGFADVSIKRAIDEGLIPGPRLFVATRAIVATASYGPGPRGFRPDLDLPQGAQPVTGTDAAVAAVREQAARGADWIKLYADYRVGDHGQTMPTLSPAEIRAIVDAAHQIGRPVAAHAASEAGVRDAVEAGVDTIEHGYGASEATFRLMKQKGIAYEPTLTAVEATAEYFQHYVPGQSAPTPTMQESARAFRTALKLGVTIGNGSDVGVFAHGENWREPAAMVADGMTPAQALHAATDVAAKILRQQAVFGRVAPGLHADLVAFAGDPSTHIGDLAHPVFVMKDGAVYRTPAGTP; via the coding sequence ATGCGCGCAAGCCCGATGATCCGGTGGACGGCGGCCCTCTTGCTGCTCGCGCTCTGCTCGCTCGCCGCCGCCGCGACGACGCCCAAGGGTGACTGGCTGCTGTTGCCTGACCGCGTGTGGACCGCCGACGGCGACGCCGCGCACGCCGGCTGGGCGGTGCTGGTGCACGACGGCGCGATCGTCGCGGTGGGCCCGCGCGCAAGCATCCAGGCGCCCGCCGGTGTGCAGCGCGTCGAGCTGCCCGGCGCCACGCTCACGCCCGGCCTGGTCGACCTGCATTCCCACCTGTTCCTGCATCCGTACAACGAGACGTTGTGGAACGACCAGGTGCTCACCGAGCCGCAGGACTACCGCACGCTGGAAGCCGCAAAGCACGCGCGCGACACCTTGCTCGCCGGCTTCACCGCCCTGCGCGACCTCGGCACCGAGGGCGCCGGTTTCGCCGACGTGTCGATCAAGCGCGCGATCGACGAAGGGCTGATTCCCGGCCCGCGCCTGTTCGTCGCCACCCGCGCCATCGTCGCCACCGCCAGCTACGGGCCGGGTCCGCGCGGCTTCCGGCCCGACCTGGACCTGCCGCAGGGCGCGCAGCCGGTCACCGGCACGGATGCCGCCGTGGCGGCCGTGCGCGAGCAGGCCGCGCGCGGCGCGGACTGGATCAAGCTGTACGCCGACTACCGCGTGGGCGACCACGGCCAGACCATGCCCACGTTGTCCCCGGCCGAGATCCGGGCCATCGTGGATGCCGCCCACCAGATCGGCCGTCCGGTCGCCGCGCATGCGGCCAGCGAGGCCGGCGTGCGCGACGCGGTGGAGGCCGGCGTGGACACCATCGAGCACGGCTACGGCGCCAGCGAGGCCACCTTCCGCCTGATGAAGCAGAAGGGCATCGCCTACGAACCCACGCTCACCGCGGTGGAAGCCACCGCCGAGTACTTCCAGCACTACGTGCCCGGACAGTCCGCGCCGACGCCGACCATGCAGGAGTCCGCGCGCGCGTTCCGCACCGCGCTGAAGTTGGGCGTGACGATCGGCAACGGCAGCGACGTGGGCGTGTTCGCGCACGGCGAGAACTGGCGCGAACCGGCCGCGATGGTGGCCGACGGCATGACGCCCGCGCAGGCGCTGCACGCCGCCACCGATGTGGCGGCGAAGATCCTGCGCCAGCAGGCCGTGTTCGGCCGCGTCGCGCCCGGCCTGCACGCCGACCTCGTCGCCTTTGCGGGCGATCCGAGCACGCACATCGGCGACCTTGCGCATCCGGTATTCGTGATGAAGGACGGCGCCGTGTATCGCACACCTGCAGGCACGCCATGA